In the genome of Fulvivirga maritima, one region contains:
- the ybeY gene encoding rRNA maturation RNase YbeY, with product MEIHFFQEDTEFKLSNPEPTQTWINKIIENEGYKLQELNFIFCSDDYLYDMNMEYLDHDTLTDIITFDNSEDAEMIEGDIFVSIDRIKDNADSMNIPFETELHRVLIHGVFHLLGYGDKTEEEKTIMRSKEDESLTSL from the coding sequence ATGGAGATACATTTCTTTCAGGAAGATACAGAATTCAAGCTTTCTAATCCTGAGCCTACTCAAACATGGATCAATAAGATCATAGAGAATGAAGGCTATAAACTTCAGGAGCTGAACTTCATCTTTTGTTCTGATGATTATCTATACGACATGAACATGGAATACCTTGATCATGATACGCTCACAGACATTATCACCTTTGACAATTCAGAAGACGCTGAGATGATAGAGGGAGATATATTTGTAAGCATCGATAGAATAAAAGACAATGCAGATAGCATGAACATTCCTTTTGAAACAGAATTACACCGTGTGCTTATACATGGAGTATTTCATCTTTTGGGATATGGAGATAAAACAGAAGAAGAAAAAACGATAATGAGATCAAAGGAAGATGAAAGCTTAACATCACTATAA